A single region of the Myripristis murdjan chromosome 3, fMyrMur1.1, whole genome shotgun sequence genome encodes:
- the vrk3 gene encoding serine/threonine-protein kinase VRK3 isoform X4, whose product MVIGKVKEEVEPALKSSSSPVSKPPGRGRGKVSRTENAETQVEEGKKLNERTSRKVEESAGVGAAIPISSPLSSPVSRSPSTAKGKAKKAKRAPAVELLEEGECLTDTTGRQWKLVKLLSQNITELIYEVSPCTNKGPNHIVKLGAKEGRIFNEQNFLQRAAKHSSVEKWMKHNKMDFLGIPSCVAFGSHTDSYRFLIFPAMGQSLQSIMEDGDELLPEKAILQIGCRLLDALEYIHSNEYVHADVQAENIYIMPGEKSQVYLAGYCYAFRYCPSGVHVEYREASRSQHEGAIQFISLDAHKGAAPSRRSDLQSLGYCMLCWHTGALPWNALTNPDQVADMKNRYMDDVPALLSHCFGKKRVSRALQAYLGEVMALQYSEQPDYAALKAGLCAALQQLGGALEQPLSL is encoded by the exons ATGGTTATTGGCAAAGTGAAAGAGGAGGTGGAGCCGGCTCTGaagtcatcatcttcacctgtcTCAAAGCCTCCTGGACGAG GCAGGGGGAAGGTCTCAAGGACTGAGAACGCTGAGACACAGGTGGAAGAGGGAAAGAAGCTGAATGAAAGAACGAGCAGGAAAGTGGAAGAGTCTGCAGGCGTTGGCGCTGCAATACcaatctcttctcctctttcctcaccCGTCTCCAGGTCTCCTTCAACAG CCAAAGGAAAGGCGAAGAAGGCAAAGCGGGCCCCTGCGGTGGAGCTGCTAGAGGAAGGGGAGTGCCTTACAGACACAACGGGCAGGCAGTGGAAACTGGTGAAACTGCTCAGTCAGAATATAACCGAGCTGATCTATGAAG TGTCGCCATGCACTAACAAGGGTCCCAATCACATTGTCAAACTG GGAGCTAAAGAAGGGAGGATCTTCAATGAGCAGAACTTTCTGCAGAGAGCTGCTAAGCATTCATCAG tggaaaaatggatgaagCACAATAAGATGGATTTTCTTGGGATTCCCTCCTGTGTCGCCTTTGGTTCGCACACAGATTCCTacag attTCTGATATTCCCTGCCATGGGCCAGTCTCTCCAGTCTATTATGGAAGACGGCGATGAGCTGCTGCCTGAGAAAGCCATTCTTCAGATTGGCTGTAGACTA ttAGATGCGCTGGAATATATCCATTCAAATGAGTATGTTCATGCTGACGTTCAagcagaaaatatctacatCATGCCAGGAGAGAAGTCACAG gtatacCTTGCAGGGTACTGCTATGCTTTCCGCTACTGTCCAAGCGGCGTACATGTAGAGTACCGTGAAGCTAGCAGAAGTCAACACGAGGGAGCCATACAGTTCATCAGTCTGGACGCCCATAAGGGAGCAG CACCATCTCGACGCAGTGACCTGCAGTCTTTGGGTTACTGCATGCTGTGCTGGCACACAGGGGCGCTGCCGTGGAACGCTCTCACCAACCCTGACCAGGtagcagacatgaaaaacag ATACATGGACGATGTGCCGGCACTCTTGAGTCACTGCTTTGGCAAGAAGCGAGTTTCCA GGGCGCTGCAGGCCTACCTGGGTGAAGTGATGGCTCTGCAGTACTCCGAGCAGCCTGACTACGCAGCTCTGAAGGCTGGCCTCTGTGCAGCCTTACAGCAGCTGGGTGGGGCGCTGGAGCAGCCGCTCAGCTTGTAG
- the vrk3 gene encoding serine/threonine-protein kinase VRK3 isoform X2, which produces MPFRFCPQCGTELQPHFQFCPSCGEKLPCPADTAGALSAAASSCVSALKRTALGTSVNVTSLPSSSTTDETTDISPRPPLRKTRNSLQLDAKPKSPIKDSGVRSQASPAKRHMVIGKVKEEVEPALKSSSSPVSKPPGRGRGKVSRTENAETQVEEGKKLNERTSRKVEESAGVGAAIPISSPLSSPVSRSPSTAKGKAKKAKRAPAVELLEEGECLTDTTGRQWKLVKLLSQNITELIYEVSPCTNKGPNHIVKLGAKEGRIFNEQNFLQRAAKHSSVEKWMKHNKMDFLGIPSCVAFGSHTDSYRFLIFPAMGQSLQSIMEDGDELLPEKAILQIGCRLLDALEYIHSNEYVHADVQAENIYIMPGEKSQVYLAGYCYAFRYCPSGVHVEYREASRSQHEGAIQFISLDAHKGAAPSRRSDLQSLGYCMLCWHTGALPWNALTNPDQVADMKNRYMDDVPALLSHCFGKKRVSRALQAYLGEVMALQYSEQPDYAALKAGLCAALQQLGGALEQPLSL; this is translated from the exons ATGCCTTTCCGTTTCTGTCCTCAGTGTGGGACGGAGCTGCAACCTCACTTCCAGTTTTGTCCGTCATGTGGGGAGAAGCTGCCCTGTCCTGCTGACACGGCTGGAGCTTTAAGCGCTGCTGCTTCTTCATGTGTCTCCGCACTGAAACGTACTGCATTAGGAACATCAGTAAACGTAACAAGCCTGCCTTCTTCAAGCACAACAGATGAGACCACAGACA TATCTCCTCGTCCTCCACTGCGGAAGACCCGCAACTCTCTTCAACTGGATGCCAAACCTAAATCCCCCATCAAAG ACAGTGGTGTCAGGTCTCAGGCATCTCCTGCAAAGCGCCACATGGTTATTGGCAAAGTGAAAGAGGAGGTGGAGCCGGCTCTGaagtcatcatcttcacctgtcTCAAAGCCTCCTGGACGAG GCAGGGGGAAGGTCTCAAGGACTGAGAACGCTGAGACACAGGTGGAAGAGGGAAAGAAGCTGAATGAAAGAACGAGCAGGAAAGTGGAAGAGTCTGCAGGCGTTGGCGCTGCAATACcaatctcttctcctctttcctcaccCGTCTCCAGGTCTCCTTCAACAG CCAAAGGAAAGGCGAAGAAGGCAAAGCGGGCCCCTGCGGTGGAGCTGCTAGAGGAAGGGGAGTGCCTTACAGACACAACGGGCAGGCAGTGGAAACTGGTGAAACTGCTCAGTCAGAATATAACCGAGCTGATCTATGAAG TGTCGCCATGCACTAACAAGGGTCCCAATCACATTGTCAAACTG GGAGCTAAAGAAGGGAGGATCTTCAATGAGCAGAACTTTCTGCAGAGAGCTGCTAAGCATTCATCAG tggaaaaatggatgaagCACAATAAGATGGATTTTCTTGGGATTCCCTCCTGTGTCGCCTTTGGTTCGCACACAGATTCCTacag attTCTGATATTCCCTGCCATGGGCCAGTCTCTCCAGTCTATTATGGAAGACGGCGATGAGCTGCTGCCTGAGAAAGCCATTCTTCAGATTGGCTGTAGACTA ttAGATGCGCTGGAATATATCCATTCAAATGAGTATGTTCATGCTGACGTTCAagcagaaaatatctacatCATGCCAGGAGAGAAGTCACAG gtatacCTTGCAGGGTACTGCTATGCTTTCCGCTACTGTCCAAGCGGCGTACATGTAGAGTACCGTGAAGCTAGCAGAAGTCAACACGAGGGAGCCATACAGTTCATCAGTCTGGACGCCCATAAGGGAGCAG CACCATCTCGACGCAGTGACCTGCAGTCTTTGGGTTACTGCATGCTGTGCTGGCACACAGGGGCGCTGCCGTGGAACGCTCTCACCAACCCTGACCAGGtagcagacatgaaaaacag ATACATGGACGATGTGCCGGCACTCTTGAGTCACTGCTTTGGCAAGAAGCGAGTTTCCA GGGCGCTGCAGGCCTACCTGGGTGAAGTGATGGCTCTGCAGTACTCCGAGCAGCCTGACTACGCAGCTCTGAAGGCTGGCCTCTGTGCAGCCTTACAGCAGCTGGGTGGGGCGCTGGAGCAGCCGCTCAGCTTGTAG
- the vrk3 gene encoding serine/threonine-protein kinase VRK3 isoform X3 — translation MAVFVSQASPAKRHMVIGKVKEEVEPALKSSSSPVSKPPGRGRGKVSRTENAETQVEEGKKLNERTSRKVEESAGVGAAIPISSPLSSPVSRSPSTAKGKAKKAKRAPAVELLEEGECLTDTTGRQWKLVKLLSQNITELIYEVSPCTNKGPNHIVKLGAKEGRIFNEQNFLQRAAKHSSVEKWMKHNKMDFLGIPSCVAFGSHTDSYRFLIFPAMGQSLQSIMEDGDELLPEKAILQIGCRLLDALEYIHSNEYVHADVQAENIYIMPGEKSQVYLAGYCYAFRYCPSGVHVEYREASRSQHEGAIQFISLDAHKGAAPSRRSDLQSLGYCMLCWHTGALPWNALTNPDQVADMKNRYMDDVPALLSHCFGKKRVSRALQAYLGEVMALQYSEQPDYAALKAGLCAALQQLGGALEQPLSL, via the exons ATGgcagtatttgt GTCTCAGGCATCTCCTGCAAAGCGCCACATGGTTATTGGCAAAGTGAAAGAGGAGGTGGAGCCGGCTCTGaagtcatcatcttcacctgtcTCAAAGCCTCCTGGACGAG GCAGGGGGAAGGTCTCAAGGACTGAGAACGCTGAGACACAGGTGGAAGAGGGAAAGAAGCTGAATGAAAGAACGAGCAGGAAAGTGGAAGAGTCTGCAGGCGTTGGCGCTGCAATACcaatctcttctcctctttcctcaccCGTCTCCAGGTCTCCTTCAACAG CCAAAGGAAAGGCGAAGAAGGCAAAGCGGGCCCCTGCGGTGGAGCTGCTAGAGGAAGGGGAGTGCCTTACAGACACAACGGGCAGGCAGTGGAAACTGGTGAAACTGCTCAGTCAGAATATAACCGAGCTGATCTATGAAG TGTCGCCATGCACTAACAAGGGTCCCAATCACATTGTCAAACTG GGAGCTAAAGAAGGGAGGATCTTCAATGAGCAGAACTTTCTGCAGAGAGCTGCTAAGCATTCATCAG tggaaaaatggatgaagCACAATAAGATGGATTTTCTTGGGATTCCCTCCTGTGTCGCCTTTGGTTCGCACACAGATTCCTacag attTCTGATATTCCCTGCCATGGGCCAGTCTCTCCAGTCTATTATGGAAGACGGCGATGAGCTGCTGCCTGAGAAAGCCATTCTTCAGATTGGCTGTAGACTA ttAGATGCGCTGGAATATATCCATTCAAATGAGTATGTTCATGCTGACGTTCAagcagaaaatatctacatCATGCCAGGAGAGAAGTCACAG gtatacCTTGCAGGGTACTGCTATGCTTTCCGCTACTGTCCAAGCGGCGTACATGTAGAGTACCGTGAAGCTAGCAGAAGTCAACACGAGGGAGCCATACAGTTCATCAGTCTGGACGCCCATAAGGGAGCAG CACCATCTCGACGCAGTGACCTGCAGTCTTTGGGTTACTGCATGCTGTGCTGGCACACAGGGGCGCTGCCGTGGAACGCTCTCACCAACCCTGACCAGGtagcagacatgaaaaacag ATACATGGACGATGTGCCGGCACTCTTGAGTCACTGCTTTGGCAAGAAGCGAGTTTCCA GGGCGCTGCAGGCCTACCTGGGTGAAGTGATGGCTCTGCAGTACTCCGAGCAGCCTGACTACGCAGCTCTGAAGGCTGGCCTCTGTGCAGCCTTACAGCAGCTGGGTGGGGCGCTGGAGCAGCCGCTCAGCTTGTAG
- the vrk3 gene encoding serine/threonine-protein kinase VRK3 isoform X1 translates to MPFRFCPQCGTELQPHFQFCPSCGEKLPCPADTAGALSAAASSCVSALKRTALGTSVNVTSLPSSSTTDETTDISPRPPLRKTRNSLQLDAKPKSPIKADSGVRSQASPAKRHMVIGKVKEEVEPALKSSSSPVSKPPGRGRGKVSRTENAETQVEEGKKLNERTSRKVEESAGVGAAIPISSPLSSPVSRSPSTAKGKAKKAKRAPAVELLEEGECLTDTTGRQWKLVKLLSQNITELIYEVSPCTNKGPNHIVKLGAKEGRIFNEQNFLQRAAKHSSVEKWMKHNKMDFLGIPSCVAFGSHTDSYRFLIFPAMGQSLQSIMEDGDELLPEKAILQIGCRLLDALEYIHSNEYVHADVQAENIYIMPGEKSQVYLAGYCYAFRYCPSGVHVEYREASRSQHEGAIQFISLDAHKGAAPSRRSDLQSLGYCMLCWHTGALPWNALTNPDQVADMKNRYMDDVPALLSHCFGKKRVSRALQAYLGEVMALQYSEQPDYAALKAGLCAALQQLGGALEQPLSL, encoded by the exons ATGCCTTTCCGTTTCTGTCCTCAGTGTGGGACGGAGCTGCAACCTCACTTCCAGTTTTGTCCGTCATGTGGGGAGAAGCTGCCCTGTCCTGCTGACACGGCTGGAGCTTTAAGCGCTGCTGCTTCTTCATGTGTCTCCGCACTGAAACGTACTGCATTAGGAACATCAGTAAACGTAACAAGCCTGCCTTCTTCAAGCACAACAGATGAGACCACAGACA TATCTCCTCGTCCTCCACTGCGGAAGACCCGCAACTCTCTTCAACTGGATGCCAAACCTAAATCCCCCATCAAAG CAGACAGTGGTGTCAGGTCTCAGGCATCTCCTGCAAAGCGCCACATGGTTATTGGCAAAGTGAAAGAGGAGGTGGAGCCGGCTCTGaagtcatcatcttcacctgtcTCAAAGCCTCCTGGACGAG GCAGGGGGAAGGTCTCAAGGACTGAGAACGCTGAGACACAGGTGGAAGAGGGAAAGAAGCTGAATGAAAGAACGAGCAGGAAAGTGGAAGAGTCTGCAGGCGTTGGCGCTGCAATACcaatctcttctcctctttcctcaccCGTCTCCAGGTCTCCTTCAACAG CCAAAGGAAAGGCGAAGAAGGCAAAGCGGGCCCCTGCGGTGGAGCTGCTAGAGGAAGGGGAGTGCCTTACAGACACAACGGGCAGGCAGTGGAAACTGGTGAAACTGCTCAGTCAGAATATAACCGAGCTGATCTATGAAG TGTCGCCATGCACTAACAAGGGTCCCAATCACATTGTCAAACTG GGAGCTAAAGAAGGGAGGATCTTCAATGAGCAGAACTTTCTGCAGAGAGCTGCTAAGCATTCATCAG tggaaaaatggatgaagCACAATAAGATGGATTTTCTTGGGATTCCCTCCTGTGTCGCCTTTGGTTCGCACACAGATTCCTacag attTCTGATATTCCCTGCCATGGGCCAGTCTCTCCAGTCTATTATGGAAGACGGCGATGAGCTGCTGCCTGAGAAAGCCATTCTTCAGATTGGCTGTAGACTA ttAGATGCGCTGGAATATATCCATTCAAATGAGTATGTTCATGCTGACGTTCAagcagaaaatatctacatCATGCCAGGAGAGAAGTCACAG gtatacCTTGCAGGGTACTGCTATGCTTTCCGCTACTGTCCAAGCGGCGTACATGTAGAGTACCGTGAAGCTAGCAGAAGTCAACACGAGGGAGCCATACAGTTCATCAGTCTGGACGCCCATAAGGGAGCAG CACCATCTCGACGCAGTGACCTGCAGTCTTTGGGTTACTGCATGCTGTGCTGGCACACAGGGGCGCTGCCGTGGAACGCTCTCACCAACCCTGACCAGGtagcagacatgaaaaacag ATACATGGACGATGTGCCGGCACTCTTGAGTCACTGCTTTGGCAAGAAGCGAGTTTCCA GGGCGCTGCAGGCCTACCTGGGTGAAGTGATGGCTCTGCAGTACTCCGAGCAGCCTGACTACGCAGCTCTGAAGGCTGGCCTCTGTGCAGCCTTACAGCAGCTGGGTGGGGCGCTGGAGCAGCCGCTCAGCTTGTAG